The following are encoded together in the Poseidonibacter lekithochrous genome:
- the selD gene encoding selenide, water dikinase SelD produces the protein MNNEYKLTKFVKAAGUAAKMGPGDLKQTICNLTPTDSRILVGFDTAEDASVYQINDEQAMVQTLDFITPVIDDPYIYGKIAAANSLSDVFAMGAEVKTALNIVGFDKKNLSYEALGEILNGGNEKIKECGGLLLGGHTIESPEMYYGLSVTGMIHPNEIVRNNTAQIGHVLVLTKPIGMGILTTAIKRDLLPIELMKHCADIMEALNYLPSKIMRKYDISSCTDITGFGLLGHALECTNELTSMMIECQSVPIIEEAISLSNDDVIPGGTKKNIKYLEDKVLYMNNLSNYCKSLLCDAQTSGGLLIAMDKNDAKEYIKEIEDLTFGYASVIGEVIPKGAKDIIVH, from the coding sequence ATGAATAACGAATATAAACTAACTAAATTCGTTAAAGCTGCTGGGTGAGCCGCAAAAATGGGTCCGGGGGACTTGAAACAAACAATTTGCAACTTAACTCCAACAGATAGCAGAATTTTAGTTGGCTTTGATACGGCCGAAGACGCTAGTGTTTATCAAATTAATGATGAACAAGCAATGGTACAAACTTTAGATTTTATTACTCCTGTTATTGATGATCCATATATTTATGGAAAAATTGCTGCTGCAAACTCATTATCTGATGTTTTTGCAATGGGTGCAGAAGTAAAAACAGCATTAAATATTGTAGGTTTTGACAAAAAGAACCTATCTTATGAAGCATTAGGAGAAATCCTAAATGGTGGAAATGAAAAAATCAAAGAGTGTGGAGGTTTACTTTTAGGTGGACATACTATTGAATCACCTGAAATGTATTATGGTTTATCTGTAACTGGAATGATTCATCCAAATGAAATAGTAAGAAACAATACTGCCCAAATAGGTCATGTTTTAGTTCTTACAAAACCAATTGGAATGGGGATTTTAACTACAGCTATAAAAAGAGATTTATTACCAATTGAATTAATGAAACATTGTGCAGATATTATGGAAGCACTAAACTATCTTCCATCTAAAATCATGAGAAAATATGATATTAGTTCTTGTACAGATATTACTGGATTTGGATTATTAGGTCATGCCTTAGAGTGTACAAATGAATTGACTTCAATGATGATTGAATGTCAAAGTGTTCCTATTATTGAGGAAGCTATATCATTATCTAATGATGATGTAATTCCTGGTGGAACAAAGAAAAATATTAAATATCTAGAAGATAAAGTATTATATATGAATAACTTATCCAACTATTGTAAATCATTATTATGTGATGCTCAGACATCAGGTGGTTTATTAATTGCTATGGATAAAAATGATGCTAAAGAGTATATAAAAGAGATAGAAGATTTAACTTTCGGATATGCTTCAGTTATTGGAGAAGTTATTCCAAAAGGAGCAAAAGATATTATAGTTCACTAA
- the selA gene encoding L-seryl-tRNA(Sec) selenium transferase: MNLLKSLPKVDKFVNDKAFEACAKPLITAIAKDVINNTRTNILNKECENFTYDELIEQVLKQYNQINSPSLQKVINATGIIVHTNLGRSLINPESFDRVKEVATSYNNLEYSLKEGKRGERYSHIVDTLQSLTGCEDAIVVNNNASAVFLILNTFAKNKEVVVSRGELVEIGGSFRVPEVMTQSGANLKEIGTTNKTHLRDYENAINENTSMLMKVHKSNYSIEGFTSEVLYEDIIKVANDNNVIDYYDMGSGHMIDLPYNLDLAEPSLLKYMEHKPSLLSFSGDKLLGSVQAGIIVGKKELIAKIKKNQLLRMLRVDKITLALLEDNLTSYLKGEIEDIPTLKMLFEKTEVLEKRAFLLKENIQDLCKCEVIHTQSLIGGGTTPNKKIPTVALSLEYKNYKPNKIEQLLRAKNLIVRIESEKVLIDFRSINESEIKEIETIIRGVFN, encoded by the coding sequence ATGAATTTACTGAAGAGCCTTCCAAAAGTGGACAAGTTTGTCAATGACAAAGCTTTTGAAGCATGCGCAAAGCCTTTAATTACGGCTATTGCAAAGGATGTTATAAATAATACTAGAACAAATATATTAAATAAAGAATGTGAAAATTTCACATACGATGAATTAATAGAACAAGTATTAAAACAATATAATCAAATAAATTCTCCATCATTACAAAAAGTAATCAACGCAACTGGAATTATTGTACATACAAACTTAGGACGATCTCTTATCAATCCTGAAAGTTTTGATAGGGTAAAAGAAGTTGCAACTTCATACAACAATCTTGAATACTCTCTTAAAGAGGGAAAAAGAGGAGAGAGATACTCTCATATAGTTGATACTCTTCAATCCTTAACTGGTTGTGAGGATGCTATTGTTGTAAACAATAATGCAAGTGCTGTATTTCTAATACTTAATACTTTTGCTAAAAACAAAGAAGTAGTAGTAAGTCGTGGTGAACTTGTAGAGATTGGTGGAAGTTTTAGAGTTCCAGAAGTAATGACTCAAAGTGGTGCAAACCTAAAAGAGATTGGAACAACTAATAAAACTCATTTAAGAGATTATGAAAACGCTATAAATGAAAATACATCTATGCTTATGAAAGTTCATAAATCAAACTACTCTATTGAAGGTTTTACTTCAGAGGTTTTATATGAAGATATTATCAAAGTAGCAAATGATAACAATGTAATTGACTACTACGATATGGGAAGCGGTCATATGATTGACTTACCATACAATCTTGATTTAGCAGAACCATCACTTTTAAAATATATGGAACATAAACCATCACTATTATCATTCTCAGGAGATAAACTTCTAGGAAGTGTACAAGCTGGAATAATTGTAGGGAAAAAAGAATTAATTGCTAAGATTAAAAAGAACCAATTATTAAGAATGCTAAGAGTTGATAAAATTACTCTAGCCTTACTAGAAGATAATCTAACTTCATACCTAAAAGGTGAAATAGAAGATATTCCAACATTAAAAATGTTATTTGAAAAAACAGAAGTTTTAGAAAAAAGAGCATTCTTATTAAAAGAAAATATCCAAGACCTTTGTAAATGTGAAGTGATACACACTCAATCACTAATTGGCGGAGGAACTACTCCAAATAAGAAAATACCAACAGTTGCATTAAGTTTAGAGTATAAAAACTATAAACCAAATAAGATTGAACAACTATTAAGAGCGAAGAATCTAATCGTTAGAATTGAGAGTGAAAAAGTACTAATAGACTTTAGAAGTATCAATGAATCAGAAATTAAAGAAATAGAAACAATTATAAGAGGAGTGTTTAACTAA
- the selB gene encoding selenocysteine-specific translation elongation factor yields MSNIIIGTAGHIDHGKTALIKALNGYEGDSTNEEKQRGITIDLSFSNLSKGQQNIAFIDVPGHEKLVKNMIAGAFGFDYVMLVISAAEGIKPQTVEHIEIINLLGLKDIIVTITKKDLVTEEELKEQEQNILNFLSEYDFDIKFLQAVSVYDEKSIERLKDKLFTIKNSSKQEENFFRYYVDRVFSPKGIGTVVTGTVLGHMCELNEKVFICDAQKESKIKNIQVHNENVIEANISNRAAINLQGINASNIKKGDLITKKGYLRGFDMIDISFCALKEKTLQHNKNYTMFIGSKKIEVKVLLFDSTTSLEKGFATIKADENLYSVFGEKIILRQGNATIAGAKVLNPIVDPMKKNQKRVLLEALDKNNFEEAYRELLNAHKKGLGLISSTQRFALSHEQAIEFGRSLENVFIDEKELIIYPIETKDLILDFIRDIYTKNTYALLSSTSLKLRLKWASEGFIQSALDILEEENFLVKENNLYKNANIKEDFAKNLENIVLQRLEKEDIAPTAPYNIYDDLDLDRKLGDNILKSLTSKKQVIRLQHNLFIHGESLNKLIASMKEIIKQDGYIEIANFKEHYELSRKYIVTYLDYLDNFSNIKKEGNKRVFV; encoded by the coding sequence ATGTCAAATATTATTATTGGAACAGCAGGTCATATTGACCACGGTAAAACAGCTCTTATTAAAGCTTTGAATGGATATGAAGGTGATAGTACAAATGAAGAGAAACAAAGAGGTATAACAATTGATTTATCTTTTTCTAATCTTTCAAAAGGTCAACAAAATATCGCTTTTATTGATGTACCAGGACATGAAAAACTTGTAAAAAATATGATTGCAGGAGCATTTGGATTTGATTATGTAATGCTTGTAATTAGTGCTGCCGAGGGTATTAAACCTCAGACTGTTGAGCATATTGAGATTATTAATCTTCTTGGGTTAAAAGATATTATTGTAACTATTACAAAAAAAGATTTAGTTACAGAAGAAGAGCTAAAAGAGCAAGAACAAAATATTCTTAACTTCTTAAGTGAATATGACTTTGATATCAAATTCTTACAAGCAGTTTCTGTTTATGATGAAAAATCAATTGAGAGATTAAAAGACAAATTATTTACTATTAAAAACTCTTCAAAACAAGAAGAAAACTTCTTTAGATACTACGTAGATAGAGTATTCTCACCAAAAGGTATTGGTACAGTTGTAACTGGAACAGTTCTAGGACATATGTGTGAGCTAAATGAAAAAGTATTTATTTGTGATGCACAAAAAGAGAGTAAAATCAAGAACATTCAAGTACATAATGAAAATGTAATTGAAGCAAATATCTCAAATAGAGCTGCTATTAATCTTCAAGGAATCAATGCTTCTAATATCAAAAAAGGTGATCTTATTACAAAAAAAGGTTACTTAAGAGGTTTTGATATGATTGATATCTCTTTTTGCGCTCTAAAAGAAAAAACTTTACAACATAACAAAAACTATACTATGTTCATAGGTTCTAAAAAAATTGAAGTAAAAGTACTACTTTTTGATTCAACTACTAGTTTAGAAAAAGGTTTTGCTACGATTAAAGCAGATGAAAACCTATATAGTGTATTTGGTGAAAAAATCATTTTAAGACAAGGTAACGCTACTATTGCTGGGGCAAAAGTATTAAACCCTATTGTTGATCCTATGAAAAAGAATCAAAAAAGAGTTTTATTAGAAGCCTTAGATAAAAACAATTTTGAAGAAGCATATCGTGAGTTATTAAACGCACACAAAAAAGGTCTAGGACTTATCTCTTCAACTCAAAGATTTGCATTATCTCATGAACAAGCTATTGAATTTGGTAGAAGTTTAGAAAATGTATTTATTGATGAGAAAGAATTAATTATCTATCCAATAGAAACAAAAGATTTAATCTTAGATTTTATTAGAGATATTTATACAAAAAATACTTATGCCCTACTTTCTAGTACATCATTAAAACTAAGACTAAAATGGGCAAGTGAAGGTTTCATTCAATCTGCACTTGATATTCTTGAAGAAGAAAACTTCTTAGTAAAAGAAAACAATTTATATAAAAATGCAAATATCAAAGAAGATTTTGCTAAAAATCTAGAAAATATTGTACTTCAAAGATTAGAAAAAGAAGATATAGCTCCCACGGCTCCTTATAATATTTATGATGATTTAGACTTAGATAGAAAACTTGGAGATAATATCTTGAAGTCATTAACATCTAAAAAACAAGTTATTAGACTACAACATAATCTATTTATTCATGGGGAAAGTCTAAATAAACTTATTGCTTCAATGAAAGAAATAATAAAACAAGATGGTTATATTGAAATTGCCAACTTTAAAGAACATTATGAATTAAGTAGAAAGTATATTGTTACATACTTAGATTACCTAGATAACTTCTCAAACATCAAAAAAGAGGGAAACAAGAGAGTTTTTGTA
- a CDS encoding DUF695 domain-containing protein, with protein MEDSWQLVPTKNINQMLRLRTDINEDNLDGKFKNLLVVKHKYHVADDIMFPDPSCLAFFTAFEQNHLVNFEQNGELKLLGVDIFEGTMKFFIYCDDAQKTVYDCISFLKSNPLFKCEFEIILNDNGNSIKKLKA; from the coding sequence ATGGAAGACTCTTGGCAACTAGTACCAACAAAAAACATAAATCAAATGTTGAGATTAAGAACAGATATAAATGAAGATAATCTTGATGGAAAATTTAAAAACCTACTTGTTGTAAAACACAAATACCATGTAGCGGATGACATTATGTTTCCTGATCCTTCTTGTTTAGCTTTTTTTACAGCTTTTGAACAGAATCATTTAGTGAACTTTGAACAAAATGGTGAGTTGAAATTATTAGGTGTTGATATATTTGAGGGAACTATGAAGTTTTTCATTTATTGTGATGATGCACAAAAGACAGTTTATGATTGTATTTCATTTCTAAAATCAAATCCACTTTTTAAATGTGAATTTGAAATTATTTTAAACGATAATGGAAACAGTATCAAAAAGCTAAAAGCTTAA